One stretch of Oncorhynchus clarkii lewisi isolate Uvic-CL-2024 chromosome 1, UVic_Ocla_1.0, whole genome shotgun sequence DNA includes these proteins:
- the LOC139416364 gene encoding uncharacterized protein isoform X2 — MNGPKRTWQQVKIKYKNILQNAVKKNTHRQGTGGGSPKADLTPAEDMALELNKGRPVLEGIPGGKETSIGSSQDATRFIQVSGSTVFLLEPPAQAPDDADPGEGPSAAATAHDGDDDEEETISLDSRRHEDPDAIQWENQPGNIVRINKRTPHPAKFQLR, encoded by the exons atgaacgggccaaaacggacatggcagcaggtcaaaatcaaatacaagaacattctgcagaatg cagtgaaaaagaatacccacagacaaggcacgggtggtgggtcaccaaaggctgaccttaccccagcagaggacatggccttggagctaaataaaggcaggcccgtcttagaggggatccctggggggaaagagacgagcataggttcctcccaagatgccacccgcttcattcaag tgtctggcagcactgtgttcctgttagagccaccagcacaagcaccagacgatgctgatcca ggtgaaggccccagtgcagcagcaacagcacatgatggagacgatgatgaggaggagaccatctctctggattccagaaggcatgag gacccagatgctatacagtgggaaaaccagcctggcaacatagtgcgtattaataaaaggacaccacatcctgccaaattccagctgcgctaa
- the LOC139416364 gene encoding putative nuclease HARBI1 isoform X1: MSSSPSLATEDSVTSKRSSIGLQMVCNADCVISNVVAKWPGSVHDSRIFRASEIYQCLSQGEFSGVLLGDRGYGCQPFLLTPFTDPQEAQQAYNHAHARTRARVEMTFGLLKARFHCLHKLRVSPVRACDITVACAVLHNVACLRKERAPRVPPAMDWDNPAIFPDDDSGRLLRDQYVLNYFS, translated from the exons atgtcttcatctccttccctggccacagaagactctgtgacatcaaagaggagttctataggattgcag atggtctgcaatgctgactgtgtgatcagcaatgttgtggcaaaatggcctggctcagtccatgactccagaatctttcgggcctctgaaatctatcagtgcctatcacaag gtgaattctctggtgtgttgctgggagacagggggtatggctgccagccttttctcctgacacctttcacagacccccaggaagcacagcaggcctacaaccatgcccatgccaggaccagggccagagttgaaatgacctttggcctcctgaaggcacgctttcactgccttcacaaattaagggtcagccctgttagggcatgtgatattactgtggcttgtgctgtcctccacaatgtggcctgcctgaggaaggagagggcccccagagtgccaccagccatggactgggacaatccggcaatcttccctgatgacgacagtggtcggctgctgagggaccaatatgtgttgaattattttagttag